In Cotesia glomerata isolate CgM1 linkage group LG3, MPM_Cglom_v2.3, whole genome shotgun sequence, one genomic interval encodes:
- the LOC123262214 gene encoding villin-like protein quail has protein sequence MGSRKNQHDEHPSFSEDSGSDAFRNVPKHQSAFIVWKIQGLQATSVPRNKIGYFLSDSAYIIYAVSSKESGLSYPGIPMKEIKITENTIRTIHFWIGRNCDSSISGAAALRTAELDAQVNATLLFRESEGRESSRFIGYFSKGLTIDYIDYFDNKPEILLYRVTGLSVPIISECDSIKWDHFSSTDVIIIDVKSHGVVFIWLGSSSSALDRRHAMKFIEERDYINKKLIFVDDGYEQTLPDEEKKLFSSILDYKLRSVIPYNKSKIINIPAPVIKLYKCSEKSGKYKVVELKSGPIFRSDLISSSVFFIDRGEAGVWAWVGNNVNAREKLEAIRNARGFVKKKGYSSCVPVARAIENYEPKEMKKLLRPWETISTPVHILETSFDNDYMNERPKLAAECQLVDDGTGNLIIWRVCEENIILVNKNNQKSLGFFYASVCYIIKYTYGSGRKEKSIIYYWEGAHSINTDREAGLDFACKLAEETSGQIVKASQGREPPHLLQIYNGKLCILAGNHRDIPPKKYLVRVFGSTSYTSKAVERPLRAGSLDSAGVFILFSESPVVWCGGKSTGDTREASRRLAPISAPLICEGNENDEFWIQLGGKGEYGTEINNEVQQIDKHLYHCSVVNNTFVGNEILNLSQSSLLPEAAWLLDTATVIWIWLGSLCETNNIKKYIKDAGVFLHTHSSTRDRNTTISIIQQSKEPPTFIGLFENWNHNYLRDYRSFDEFRLSLDSSLMKKPHQNNNNYSNQLNFNSNDYTFNTTNNNNISVSNFDAYIKYPLKILRSEPDNLPSGVDVFKKEMHLTYDDFLTIFKMNPIEFNKLPVWKRQRLKQEAGLF, from the exons ATGGGTTCAAGAAAAAATCAGCAC gATGAGCATCCAAGTTTTTCAGAAGACTCTGGTAGTGATGCATTTCGAAATGTACCAAAACATCAGTCAGCTTTTATTGTTTGGAAAATTCAa ggACTACAAGCAACATCTGTACCACGTAATAAAATAGGATACTTTTTATCTGACTCagcatatataatttatgcCGTGTCGTCAAAAGAAAGTGGGCTATCTTATCCTGGAATCCCC atgaaagaaataaaaataacagaaaATACAATCCGTACAATTCACTTTTGGATCGGAAGAAATTGTGACTCAAGCATATCAGGAGCTGCAGCACTAAGAACGGCGGAATTGGATGCCCAAGTGAATGCAACCCTTCTGTTCCGCGAATCTGAGGGCCGAGAAAGTTCGCGTTTTATTGGATATTTCAGTAAAGGACTGACAATTGATTACATTGATTATTTCGACAACAAACCGGAGATATTATTGTACCGCGTAACTGGATTATCGGTACCGATTATCAGCGAATGTGATTCAATAAAATGGGATCACTTTTCTTCAACAGATGTGATAATAATAGACGTAAAATCACATGGAGTAGTATTTATTTGGCTCGGTTCTTCATCTTCAGCACTGGACCGCCGACATGCAATGAAATTTATAGAAGAGCGTgactatattaataaaaaattaatatttgttgatGATGGCTACGAACAAACGCTACctgatgaagaaaaaaaattattttcaagtaTTTTAGATTACAAATTACGTTCAGTAATTCCgtataataaatctaaaataataaacataccTGCTCCGGTGATAAAACTCTACAAGTGCAGTGAAAAATCAGGAAAGTACAAAGTTGTTGAATTAAAATCAGGACCGATATTTCGCAGTGATTTAATATCATCTTCGGTGTTTTTTATTGACCGAGGAGAAGCTGGGGTTTGGGCTTGGGTTGGAAATAATGTTAATGCTAGAGAAAAATTAGAAGCTATAAGAAATGCAAGAgggtttgttaaaaaaaaaggatacaGCAGTTGTGTACCTGTTGCACGTGCTATTGAAAATTATGAGCCCAAAGAAATGAAGAAACTCTTGCGTCCATGGGAAACAATTTCTACTCCTGTTCATATTCTTGAGACATCTTTTGATAATGATTATATGAATGAAAGGCCCAAGTTGGCTGCTGAGTGCCAGTTAGTTGATGATGGTActggtaatttaattatttggaGGGTCTgtgaagaaaatattattttagttaataaaaataatcaaaaatctttgggatttttttatgcaagtgtttgttatattattaaatatacttaCGGCAGtggaagaaaagaaaaatctatt atttattattgGGAAGGAGCGCATTCAATAAACACTGATAGAGAAGCTGGATTAGATTTTGCCTGCAAATTAGCTGAAGAAACATCAGGACAAATTGTAAAAGCTTCACAGGGACGAGAACCTCCACACTTGTTGCAAATTTATAATGGAAAATTGTGTATTCTTGCTGGAAATCACAGAGATAttc CACCGAAGAAATATCTTGTAAGAGTATTTGGTTCAACATCTTACACGTCAAAAGCTGTTGAGCGGCCACTAAGAGCAGGTTCGTTGGATTCAGCaggtgtttttattttattttctgaatCACCGGTTGTTTGGTGTGGTGGAAAAAGCACTGGTGATACTCGTGAAGCTTCACGACGTCTTGCGCCTATATCAGCACCATTAATTTGTGAAGGAAATGAAAATGATGAATTTTGGATTCAATTAGGag gaaaagGAGAATATGGAacagaaattaataatgaagtaCAACAAATAGACAAACATTTGTACCACTGTAGCGTTGTAAACAATACATTTGTaggaaatgaaattttaaatttatcacaatctAGCTTACTACCCGAAGCTGCATGGCTATTGGACACAGCAACAGTAATATGGATCTGGCTTGGCAGTCTTTGtgaaacaaataatattaaaaaatacatcaaaGATGCCGGTGTATTTTTACACACTCACTCGTCAACTCGTGATCGTAATACTACAATATCAATAATACAGCAGTCTAAAGAGCCTCCTACTTTTATTGGATTGTTTGAAAATTggaatcataattatttacgtGATTATCGTTCGTTTGATGAATTTCGGTTGTCATTAGACAGCAGTTTGATGAAAAAACcacatcaaaataataataattacagcaatcaattgaattttaattcaaatgatTACACCTTTAAtactactaataataataatatttctgtatcaaattttgatgctta
- the LOC123262216 gene encoding elongation factor Ts, mitochondrial isoform X2 has product MNLCRFNRYFTTNTSLWQSSSKSLLEKLRKKTGYTFVNCKKALQLHDNDVDKAEAWLKQQAQALGWSKAEKLKGRTTAQGLVAVMVNKNHGALVEINCETDFVARNKTFHSFAETVITSVVNYSSKLKNSEATDTIGGSHKLLLDAELLKEISADDGKNLSDHVALTIGSVGENIYIKRALCMNVNQDLQLVGCTHPAPVHPLPVSFGKYGALLAFKSSPPNKLLGMQLCQHIIGMNPSKIGHPDIDAPNKNSDDESTLIYQEYLLDPSIDVQQALLANQAEIIDFARFEVGEKQDSHETDSDDVQVKEPVKTCG; this is encoded by the exons ATGAATTTATGTCGGTTCAATCGTTATTTCACAACAAATACATCATTATGGCAATCATCAAGCAAAAGCTTACTGGAAAAATTACGTAAAAAAACAGGATACACAtttgttaattgtaaaaaagcaTTACAATTACATGACAATGATGTTGATAAG GCAGAAGCTTGGTTAAAACAACAAGCTCAAGCTTTGGGATGGTCAAAAGCTGAGAAATTAAAAGGAAGAACAACAGCCCAAGGATTGGTAGCAGTTATGGTTAACAAAAATCACGGCGCATTGGTCGAAATAAATTGTGAAACAGATTTCGTAGCTCGTAATAAAACGTTTCACAGTTTTGCCGAGACAGTAATAACATCTGTTGTAAACTattcatcaaaattaaaaaattcagaagCCACCGACACAATTGGTGGAAGCCACAAATTATTACTAGACGccgaattattaaaagaaatatcagCTGatgatggaaaaaatttatccgaTCATGTCGCTCTTACTATCGGAAGTGTtggagaaaatatttatattaaacgTGCACTTTGTATGAATGTTAATCAAGATTTACAGTTAGTTGGGTGCACACACCCAGCTCCAGTTCATCCATTGCCAGTTTCTTTTGGCAAATATGGAGCTCTGTTAGCTTTTAAATCATCACCACCAAATAAATTACTGGGAATGCAGCTTTGTCAACATAtcatag gaATGAATCCTAGTAAAATTGGACACCCAGATATTGATGCACCCAATAAAAATTCCGATGATGAATCAACTCTAATTTATCAAGAATATTTACTGGACCCATCTATCGATGTCCAGCAGGCATTGTTGGCTAATCAAGCTGAAATAATTGATTTCGCAAGATTTGAAGTTGGCGAAAAACAAGATTCACATGAAACTGACTCAGATGATGTTCAAGTTAAAGAACCCGTTAAAACCTGcggttaa
- the LOC123262216 gene encoding elongation factor Ts, mitochondrial isoform X1, whose protein sequence is MFQMNLCRFNRYFTTNTSLWQSSSKSLLEKLRKKTGYTFVNCKKALQLHDNDVDKAEAWLKQQAQALGWSKAEKLKGRTTAQGLVAVMVNKNHGALVEINCETDFVARNKTFHSFAETVITSVVNYSSKLKNSEATDTIGGSHKLLLDAELLKEISADDGKNLSDHVALTIGSVGENIYIKRALCMNVNQDLQLVGCTHPAPVHPLPVSFGKYGALLAFKSSPPNKLLGMQLCQHIIGMNPSKIGHPDIDAPNKNSDDESTLIYQEYLLDPSIDVQQALLANQAEIIDFARFEVGEKQDSHETDSDDVQVKEPVKTCG, encoded by the exons atgttccagATGAATTTATGTCGGTTCAATCGTTATTTCACAACAAATACATCATTATGGCAATCATCAAGCAAAAGCTTACTGGAAAAATTACGTAAAAAAACAGGATACACAtttgttaattgtaaaaaagcaTTACAATTACATGACAATGATGTTGATAAG GCAGAAGCTTGGTTAAAACAACAAGCTCAAGCTTTGGGATGGTCAAAAGCTGAGAAATTAAAAGGAAGAACAACAGCCCAAGGATTGGTAGCAGTTATGGTTAACAAAAATCACGGCGCATTGGTCGAAATAAATTGTGAAACAGATTTCGTAGCTCGTAATAAAACGTTTCACAGTTTTGCCGAGACAGTAATAACATCTGTTGTAAACTattcatcaaaattaaaaaattcagaagCCACCGACACAATTGGTGGAAGCCACAAATTATTACTAGACGccgaattattaaaagaaatatcagCTGatgatggaaaaaatttatccgaTCATGTCGCTCTTACTATCGGAAGTGTtggagaaaatatttatattaaacgTGCACTTTGTATGAATGTTAATCAAGATTTACAGTTAGTTGGGTGCACACACCCAGCTCCAGTTCATCCATTGCCAGTTTCTTTTGGCAAATATGGAGCTCTGTTAGCTTTTAAATCATCACCACCAAATAAATTACTGGGAATGCAGCTTTGTCAACATAtcatag gaATGAATCCTAGTAAAATTGGACACCCAGATATTGATGCACCCAATAAAAATTCCGATGATGAATCAACTCTAATTTATCAAGAATATTTACTGGACCCATCTATCGATGTCCAGCAGGCATTGTTGGCTAATCAAGCTGAAATAATTGATTTCGCAAGATTTGAAGTTGGCGAAAAACAAGATTCACATGAAACTGACTCAGATGATGTTCAAGTTAAAGAACCCGTTAAAACCTGcggttaa
- the LOC123261843 gene encoding class E basic helix-loop-helix protein 23, translated as MRSYDGESSSGDEDDRREILSDNNHLNQGGWRGSTHPAWAWEHRHQLQNQSNPSLESIAAYSAPPPAHPGLGVSSTGYTPGSDHSQNHGRRTPLGAVGLGGFYFQQQPQPHTSSSVLSSDENRPDQERPTGSRLNCPPKSKSSRQGKSVRLNINARERRRMHDLNDALDELRSVIPYAHSPSVRKLSKIATLLLAKNYILMQGNALEELRRVIAVLQSPHAHTTALPPTPVSYDLLQGFPGKLFQDVPELQGIHALNTSGINSSGPSNDRTPSTADLSVTGSEST; from the exons atgagatCTTACGACGGTGAAAGCAGTTCAGGTGATGAAGACGATCGGCGTGAAATACTTTCTGATAACAACCATTTAAATCAGGGTGGATGGCGTGGCTCAACGCATCCTGCATGGGCATGGGAACACCGT cacCAGTTACAAAATCAATCAAATCCATCATTGGAGTCAATAGCAGCGTATTCAGCACCACCACCAGCACATCCAGGTCTTGGAGTATCTTCAACAGGTTATACTCCTGGATCTGATCATTCGCAAAATCATGGAAGACGAACTCCATTAGGTGCTGTTGGTCTTGGaggattttattttcaacaacaACCTCAACCACATACCTCTTCTAGTGTTTTATCATCTGATGAAAATCGTCCTGATCAAGAAAG gcCTACAGGATCACGTTTAAACTGTCCACCAAAATCGAAAAGTTCACGTCAAGGAAAAAGTGTaagattaaatataaatgcaCGTGAACGTCGAAGAATGCATGATTTAAATGATGCACTTGATGAATTACGTTCAGTTATCCCTTACGCTCACAGTCCTTCAGTAagaaaattatctaaaattgCAACATTATTATTGGCTAAAAATTACATTCTTATGCAAG gTAATGCACTGGAAGAATTGAGGAGAGTAATAGCAGTACTTCAATCACCGCATGCACATACAACCGCACTACCACCCACACCAGTGTCATATGATTTGCTCCAAGGATTTCCTGGTAAACTTTTTCAAGATGTTCCAGAGTTACAAGGTATTCATGCATTAAATACATCAGGTATTAATTCAAGTGGTCCATCTAATGATAGAACACCCTCAACTGCTGATTTAAGTGTTACAGGATCAGAgtcaacttaa
- the LOC123261839 gene encoding uncharacterized protein LOC123261839, translating to MKTPAIIETNMKNEAQEEANSLDTATNTAAPFNQLQLSSNDSKNISIDNNNLLMNKSTQPLTSIDEAKEVITSEDKKEEIKILDFKELNSVDSTDEFVPINNIDKTVVGLEISDEEAKQLKHDVRRLSPVLVSLRERTLGEISLTPDNNNSNKQLLDRNISQNNNSNLDKISNSSCNSNQQLEDIINFEESIGNCLLTDNCKLSLEETINQKELMVVLSRVDENNEFKIKDECGEIIKSQLKINKRLENEFDQLEQKENPVSEVITESKIIGKERIDSVDLELISMATTDTIQNSATESGVDELEFKQESKHETKFNSIQIDVDDNLDADVDVDGLTCDEPSSLTRLTSIIQEPEEDSAESLALNTGAAGDEVRSDGSDSGLGSEIPGDPGIQPAPESDSETSFLDRIPEDILGDKEKVINPLKTSISVDENSEASLTLLPLPTIGTPQKSNLKRRITDYAKGEQPSAKRSNNNKDKDDHHHQQQQQQQRQQQEDQEQQDEKQPIIAKKRNIHFDAVTVYYFPRAQGFTCVPSQGGSTLGMSAIHTHAERFSLTEHAAEQRRLHRARLAQLRSERAATCIAEAASSSEDPSDDTDEEPSDTEDLDIDSYYFLQPVPTWQRRALLRAAGVRRIDGVEKDDCRDIRASREHCGCGCKGYCDPESCPCSRANVKCQVDRAGFPCGCSRDGCANSSGRIEFNPIRVRTHFIHTLMRLELEKKQREEEITTSTVTAAAATTAPTTGTPTIITTTTEASKSTTITPAAVLSLPTVFDQKINDLEQSNHNHLSESSSTDASIGISTGLTTLHYNNADTLDLTKIKKPTTPPLPSSAILPLQSTRENNLDLYGVRDNCYSNEDIANKIPQEFNQVFQGFTGPTFQSNYENYSSYELGPSTSRHHQNNYHYYQHQHQHQHQQQEHQLQNHQNKLKQQQQKPQFIQQFQQAFTHYNNYQDSSTAASASGDVAAGPSISCEAIQKNSHGQSKIYQQSPTEDNPPLQYTNLNSVRQSTSAAQHMGKLEPFSDLLAGRYSYYEQAESHSLNNYQLVNSVKDSSNHHHHHHHHHHHHYHQHKNNDGNHDNDKEKNIGNCNDNNDYGNNGINSDVNNEINKAEEKTTDNNEENFGEIIKKSIVETVSA from the exons ATGAAAACACCGGCGATAATTGaaacaaatatgaaaaatgaaGCCCAAGAGGAAGCTAACTCATTGGACACTGCTACAAACACCGCAGCTCCGTTTAACCAATTACAATTATCTAGTAAtgatagtaaaaatatatcaatagataataataatttattaatgaataaaagtaCACAACCATTAACATCAATTGATGAAGCAAAAGAAGTAATAACAAGTGAagataaaaaagaagaaataaaaattctagattttaaagaattaaatagtGTTGATTCAACAGATGAATTCGTGcctattaataatattgataagaCAGTAGTCGGTCTTGAGATATCAGATGAGGAAGCCAAACAATTGAAGCATGATGTACGTAGACTATCTCCAGTGCTTGTGAGTCTTCGTGAACGTACTCTTGGTGAAATATCATTGACAccagataataataatagtaataaacaaTTGTTAGATCGTAATATtagtcaaaataataatagcaatCTTGATAAAATTAGTAATAGTAGTTGTAATAGTAATCAACAATTAGaagatataattaattttgaagaatcaATAGGCAATTGTTTACTGACtgataattgtaaattatcatTAGAAGAAACAATCAATCAAAAAGAATTAATGGTTGTATTGTCACGTGTTGAcgaaaataatgaatttaaaataaaagatgaatgtggtgaaataattaaatctcaattaaaaataaataagcggCTTGAAAACGAATTTGATCAATTGGAGCAAAAAGAAAATCCAGTGTCGGAAGTAATTActgaatcaaaaattattggaaAAGAAAGAATCGATTCAGTtgatttagaattaatttctatGGCGACAACGGATACTATTCAGAATTCGGCAACTGAATCGGGTGTTGATGAATTAGAGTTTAAACAAGAATCAAAACATGAAACTAAATTCAATAGTATTCAAATTGATGTTGATGATAATCTTGATGCTGATGTTGATGTTGATGGACTGACCTGCGATGAACCTTCATCGTTGACCAGGCTTACGTCGATCATCCAAGAACCTGAGGAAGATTCTGCGGAAAGTTTGGCGCTCAACACCGGAGCTGCTGGGGACGAAGTTAGATCAGATGGAAGCGATTCAGGCTTAGGAAGTGAAATTCCTGGCGATCCTGGGATCCAACCAGCACCTGAAAGTGACTCGGAGACGTCTTTTCTTGATAGAATTCCAGAAGATATTCTTGGAGATAAAGAAAAAG taatCAATCCACTTAAAACTTCGATATCAGTAGATGAAAATAGCGAGGCTTCATTGACACTACTACCGTTGCCAACCATTGGAACCCCACAAAAAAGCAATTTAAAACGACGAATAACTGATTATGCGAAAGGTGAACAACCATCCGCTAAGAgaagtaataacaataaagatAAAGATGACCATCATCAccaacaacagcagcagcagcaacgACAACAACAAGAGGATCAAGAACAGCAAGATGAAAAACAACcgattatagcaaaaaaacgcAACATACATTTTGATGCTGttacggtttattattttccacGAGCTCAAGGTTTTACTTGTGTTCCATCTCAG GGTGGTAGCACACTGGGTATGAGTGCAATTCACACACATGCTGAGAGATTTTCACTAACAGAACATGCTGCCGAACAGAGAAGACTTCATCGAGCGCGATTAGCTCAATTGAGATCTGAAAGAGCGGCTACTTGTATCGCTGAGGCTGCATCAAGTTCGGAGGACCCAAGCGATGATACCGACGAAGAGCCCAGTGACACCGAGGATCTTGATAttgatagttattattttcttcaacCAGTACCAACCTGGCAGAGACGAGCTTTGTTACGTGCTGCTGGTGTACGCAGAATAGACGGTGTTGAAAAAGACGATTGTCGTGATATTCGTGCAAGTAGGGAACATTGCGGCTGTGGCTGTAAAGGATATTGCGATCCTGAAAGCTGTCCTTGTTCACGAGCCAATGTTAAATGccag gtTGATCGTGCTGGTTTTCCATGTGGTTGTTCACGTGACGGTTGTGCTAATAGTTCAGGTCGCATAGAATTTAATCCAATCCGTGTACGAACGCATTTTATCCACACATTAATGCGACTAGAGCTTGAGAAAAAACAGCGTGAAGAAGAAATCACAACATCAACAGTAActgcagcagcagcaacaacagcaCCAACGACAGGAACACCAACAATCATTACAACAACAACAGAAGCTTCTAAATCCACAACAATAACACCAGCAGCAGTTTTATCCCTGCCAACAgtatttgatcaaaaaataaatgacttaGAACAATCTAATCATAATCATCTATCAGAATCATCATCAACAGATGCTTCTATTGGCATTTCTACTGGCTTAACAACTCTTCATTACAACAATGCTGATACATtagatttaacaaaaataaaaaaaccaacaACACCTCCACTGCCATCATCTGCAATTTTGCCATTACAGTCAACACGTGAAAATAATCTTGATTTGTATGGCGTGCGGGATAATTGCTATTCAAATGAAGATATTGCTAATAAAATTCCACAAGAATTTAATCAAGTTTTTCAGGGTTTTACTGGACCAACTTTTCAATCTAActatgaaaattattcaagttATGAATTAGGACCATCAACATCACGGCatcatcaaaataattaccatTATTATCAACATCAACATCAGCATCAGCATCAGCAACAAGAACATCAGCTGCAAAATCatcaaaacaaattaaaacaGCAGCAACAAAAACCACAATTTATCCAGCAATTCCAACAAGCGTTTActcattataataattaccaaGATTCTTCAACGGCAGCATCAGCTTCTGGTGATGTTGCTGCTGGACCGTCAATTTCTTGTGAGGCAATTCAGAAAAACAGCCACGGCCAGTCTAAAATTTATCAGCAATCTCCGACAGAAGATAATCCTCCTCTGCAGTACACTAATTTAAATTCAGTAAGACAATCAACCAGTGCTGCTCAACACATGGGAAAACTTGAACCCTTTTCAGACTTATTAGCCGGACGGTACTCTTATTACGAGCAAGCTGAATCCCATTCTTTGAATAATTATCAGCTGGTTAATTCTGTTAAGGATAGTAGCAATCATCACcatcatcaccatcatcatcatcatcatcattatcaccaacataaaaataatgacgGTAATCATGAcaatgataaagaaaaaaatattggcaattgtaatgataataatgactATGGTAATAATGGGATTAATAGTGatgttaataatgaaattaataaagctGAAGAAAAAACAACtgataataatgaagaaaattttggagaaataattaaaaaatcaatcgtTGAGACAGTGTCTGCTTAA